A genomic segment from Excalfactoria chinensis isolate bCotChi1 chromosome 15, bCotChi1.hap2, whole genome shotgun sequence encodes:
- the KCNK15 gene encoding potassium channel subfamily K member 15, with amino-acid sequence MKRQNLRTAALILCIFSYLLVGAAVFDALESEAESGRKRLLEQKRGELRRKYRFSADDYRELERLVLQAEPHRAGRQWKFAGSFYFAITVITTIGYGHAAPGTDAGKVFCMFYAILGIPLTLVMFQSLGERMNTVVRLLLKKIKKCLGMRTTNVSMENMVLVGFLSCMGTLCIGAAAFSYFEGWTFFHAYYYCFITLTTIGFGDFVALQKNEALQKKPPYVAFSFMYILVGLTVIGAFLNLVVLRFLTMNSEDERRDAEERASLRRARNAIHLTAKEDGHSTKAIFLPAADSTSQLNLIPLVQEDAERQRRQSANGAGKVPAFCTCLCYRAPLCGSPAPSHPETLSCHTNPVYYNSISYKIDEVSLSTRGQTGSSPASSLSSGSPRCPRHPRPRRKSI; translated from the exons ATGAAGCGGCAGAACCTGCGCACGGCAGCGCTCATCCTCTGCATCTTCTCCTACCTGCTGGTGGGCGCCGCCGTCTTCGATGCGCTGGAGTCGGAGGCGGAGAGCGGCCGCAAGCggctgctggagcagaagcGCGGGGAGCTGCGCAGGAAGTACCGCTTCTCCGCCGACGATTACCGGGAGCTGGAGCGGCTGGTGCTGCAGGCCGAGCCGCACCGCGCCGGGCGACAGTGGAAGTTCGCCGGCTCCTTCTACTTCGCCATCACCGTCATCACCACCATCG GCTATGGGCACGCTGCTCCAGGCACAGATGCTGGCAAAGTGTTCTGCATGTTCTACGCGATCCTGGGCATCCCCCTGACGCTGGTCATGTTCCAGAGCCTGGGTGAGCGCATGAACACCGTCGTGCGGCTCCTGCTCAAGAAGATCAAGAAGTGTCTGGGCATGAGAACAACCAACGTCTCCATGGAGAACATGGTCTTGGTGGGCTTTCTGTCCTGCATGGGAACACTGTGCATCGGGGCTGCGGCCTTCTCTTATTTTGAGGGCTGGACTTTCTTCCATGCTTACTATTACTGCTTCATCACCTTGACCACCATCGGCTTCGGAGACTTTGTGGCCCTGCAGAAGAACGAGGCGCTGCAGAAGAAGCCACCCTACGTGGCGTTCAGCTTCATGTACATCCTGGTGGGGCTGACGGTCATCGGCGCCTTCCTCAACCTGGTGGTGCTGCGCTTCCTCACCATGAACTCGGAAGACGAGCGGCGCGACGCTGAGGAGAGGGCTTCCCTCAGGAGGGCCCGCAACGCCATCCACCTCACAGCCAAGGAGGACGGGCACAGTACCAAGGCCATCTTTCTGCCGGCAGCAGACAGCACCAGCCAGTTGAACCTGATCCCGCTGGTGCAGGAGGACGCGGAGCGGCAGCGGCGGCAGTCAGCCAACGGGGCGGGCAAAGTGCCGGCCTTCTGCACCTGCCTGTGCTACCGGGCCCCGCTGTGCGGCAGCCCCGCGCCCTCCCACCCTGAGACCCTGAGCTGCCACACCAACCCCGTCTACTACAACTCCATTTCCTACAAAATCGATGAGGTGTCGCTGAGCACACGGGGACAGACCGGCTCGTCCCCAGCCAGCTCGTTGTCATCCGGCAGCCCCCGCTGCCCGCGGCACCCACGGCCACGCAGGAAATCCATCTAG
- the LOC140259176 gene encoding P2Y purinoceptor 1-like produces the protein MDPDPTGTSLSTAAPAHLLQHPMATNTVLWDNSSAVPCPVDAAFAQRFLPGVYLVVTPLGLVGNILGLWHLHAGPRGPLSPLVGHLGLADLLYVCTLPFLISYYLHGRTWAFGQGWCRLTRGLFHLNLYASIGFLTCISVHRYLGIVHPLRARGRCQAAMSPGRLCAAVWLWVVAQVGPDLAFSKMNPKGTQCHDTTGDESLAAYVPYTAAVTVTGFVIPFLIIIGCYCHVVVVLCRSDTVEPGLRRSSIRLVVLVMVLFSVCFLPYHIFRNLNLLSRAWQRQGSCTQAMKNIYVSYQVTRGLASFNSALNPLLYVMTSKDCMSRIRNIHQRAKETLGSIFTWESSNQAHETRSSIIFGEQEASEQL, from the coding sequence ATGGATCCTGACCCCACAGGCACCTCCCTGAGCACCGCAGCGCCtgctcatctcctgcagcacccGATGGCCACCAACACTGTACTCTGGGACAACAGCAGCGCTGTCCCGTGCCCCGTGGATGCCGCCTTCGCTCAGCGCTTCCTGCCCGGCGTGTACCTGGTGGTGACCCCGCTGGGGCTGGTGGGGAACATACTGGGGCTGTGGCACCTGCACGCCGGCCCCCGCGGCCCGCTCAGCCCGCTGGTGGGTCACCTGGGCCTGGCCGACCTGCTGTACGTCTGCACGCTGCCATTCCTCATCAGCTACTACCTGCATGGCCGCACCTGGGCCTTCGGGCAGGGCTGGTGCCGCCTCACCCGCGGGCTCTTCCACCTCAACCTCTACGCCAGCATCGGTTTCCTCACCTGCATCAGCGTGCACCGCTACCTGGGCATCGTGCACCCGCTGCGGGCGCGGGGCCGCTGCCAGGCCGCCATGTCACCGGGCCGGCTCTGCGCTGCCGTGTGGCTGTGGGTCGTCGCGCAGGTGGGCCCCGACTTGGCCTTCAGCAAGATGAACCCCAAGGGGACGCAGTGCCACGACACGACGGGGGACGAAAGCCTGGCTGCCTACGTGCCCTACACCGCCGCCGTCACCGTGACGGGGTTCGTCATCCCCTTCCTCATCATCATCGGGTGCTACTGCCACGTGGTGGTGGTGCTCTGCAGGAGCGACACGGTGGAGCCCGGCCTCAGGAGGAGCAGCATCAGGCTGGTGGTGCTCGTCATGGTCCTCTTCTCCGTCTGCTTCCTGCCCTACCACATCTTCAGGAACCTCAACTTGCTGTCCCGAGCCTGGCAGCGGCAGGGCTCCTGCACACAGGCCATGAAGAACATCTACGTCTCCTATCAGGTGACCAGGGGCCTGGCCAGCTTCAACAGTGCGCTCAACCCTCTGCTCTACGTTATGACCAGCAAAGACTGCATGTCACGCATTAGGAATATCCACCAAAGGGCCAAAGAGACCCTAGGATCCATCTTCACATGGGAATCCTCTAACCAAGCCCACGAGACGAGGAGCAGCATCATCTTCGGGGAGCAGGAggcttcagagcagctctga